GTGTTAAGTCATGACCGCACACGGTTATCGCTGGGCTCGGAGTTCCGTCAATCACTCAAAACGGATCGAGAGGAGTTGCCTCAGGTGGCCGACACGGCTTCAGAAGCGTACTCGGACGAGCCGTACCGACAGAAGATCCGACTGATGAGCGAACGACTCGATCGGATCGGTGACGTTCGTCCCGGCGGCTACCCCGACGCCGATGCCTTCGCCGAGGACCTCGCAATCCTGGCCGAGAGCGTCCGGAACAACGGTGGCGAGTCGATCGTCGAGTCCCACCTCGCTCCACTCCAACGGCAGGTCGACACGTTCGATTTCACGCTCGCGAGCTTGGATCTTCGGGATCACCGCGAGAACCACACCGCGACCGTGTCCGAAATGCTCCAACGCGAGGGGATCGAGTACGAAACCCTCAGCGAATCCGAACGCGTCGAACTGCTCACCGATGCGATCACTCAAACGCAGTCGGTGATCGATCTCACCGACACCGCGGAGCTGTCGGAAACGGCAGCACGCGTCTGTGAGCGGTTCGTTCGGCTCGCCGACTGGCAAGCCGAATACGGAAGCCACGCGATCGATACGTACTGTATCAGCATGACTGAACAGCCAAGCCACGTGCTCGAAGTGCTGTTTTTAGCGGATCAAGCCGACGTCGTCTCGTTGCCAGACTACGCCGGTATCGACGTGGTTCCGCTACTCGAAACGAAGCATGCGCTTTCGAACGCTCGTGAGATCATGGGAACTCTCTTCGAGAACGAGGCATACGCGCGGGCGCTCTCACTGCGGGGAGACACCCAAGAGATCATGCTGGGCTACTCCGATTCCAACAAGGAAAACGGCTTTCTCGCCGCGAACTGGGCGCTGTATCGCAACCAACGCCGCCTCGGCCACATCACCGAGGAGTTCGACGTGGATCTGCGCCTGTTCCACGGTCGAGGAGGTTCGATCTCACGAGGGGGCGGGCCGATGAACGAAGCACTCCTCGCACTCCCACCGGAAACGGTGACTGGTGAGGTCAAATTCACCGAACAAGGTGAAGCGATCGCAGAGAAATACGCCAACCCTCGGATCGCGGAACGTAATCTCGAACAGATGCTTACCGCACAGCTCCGCGCCCGATTGGAGGCCATACAAGCGTCCAAAGCACCGATCGAATCCCACTGGGTGGACGCGATGGAAACGATGGCCGATGCCGCGCGCGAAGCCTATCAGGATCTCCTCACGACCGACGGGTTCGTCTCGTATTTCGAGCAGGCAACGCCGATTACGGTGATCGAGACGCTCAATCTTGGGTCACGACCGGCCTCGCGCTCGGACGAGCGCTCCGTTGAAGACCTTCGGGCGATCCCGTGGGTGTTCTCCTGGACCCAGTCGCGGTGTATACTACCGGGTTGGTATGGGTTAGCTGCTGGGATCGAGGCGTACCTCGAGAACGGTACTGTCGAAACGCTACAGGAGATGTACGAGCAGTGGCCGTTCTTCCGAACGACGCTCGATAACGCCGCACTCGCGATCGCACGAACAGATATGGAAATCGCTGCCGAGTACGCCACGCTCGCCGACGACGAACTCCGTGATCGAATCTTCCCCCGATTGTCTGATGAGCACGAACGCGCCCGAGAACTCGTCTTAGCGATCACGGATCGCGAACACCTCATCGACCGCGAGTGGTTACGAAAAAGCCTCGAACGACGCAATCCATACGTCGACCCACTCAATCTTCTACAAGTCCAGCTCCTCGGAACAGACGCAGACGATCGTTCGCCTGAAGAGGAACGTGCGCTCCGACTCACGGTGAATGGGATCGCTGCCGGTATGAAAAACACCGGGTAGCGCACCGAAACGAATCGTACCCACCTAACTCTGTACGTCCCACGACTTGCCTATGCGTACTCTGTTGTGGTACTGATCAGTACGGATTACAATGGTAACTATGTAATAGCTACCGCTGGGAGATGAAAACGAGAACGTGTTTTATCGCCCACGCCATTGTGGGTAGTTACCAAATCTCAGGAAAGAGCACGCTAATCACACATAATTGATTGTATGCACTTGCTACTGTTTGACGCACGAAAACGTCAGGGATCGTACCAGGCATCTCCCAGTAGTCATGCGAATCGAATCATCATGTACCACGTCTATCCCTCAATATAAATTTAATACTATATATTAGAGAATATATCGTCATTACGTAGCGTTCTATCGTTTCTAACTACACAAAATAACAATTATAAATCAGCTAATCTACACAGTTGTCAGACCGAATCGTGTTGATGGCTGGTCGATTGTTCGCCGCTCGATGCTATCGGTGTATAATACAAATCGTTTTATTATTTTCGGAGCGACATCAGTCGTGAACGAGCACGTCAAGCACATCCGGGCCAGAATTGGAAAGAGCCATCTCAAGTGTCGGACGAATGTCCTCGGGAGTTTCGACGCGGTGTGCACACGCTCCATGGCTTTCCGCGTTTTTGACGAGGTCGACAGGCGGGTCGAAATCCATGCCAACGAAGGTGTGATCCGCATCGTCGCCACCGAAGATGGCGTTCGTGTTGTCCTTGAGGATGCGGTAATTCCGGTTATCGGGGATCACAACCGTGAGATCCAGATCGTATCGAGCAGCGGTGTACAACGCGTGTGGATAATACAGATACGATCCATCACCCACGTATCCAACCACGTTGCGTGGGTTCGCTCGTTCGCTCTCGGCAAACGCCGCGCCGAGCGATGCTGGGAGTCCGTAGCCCAATCCACCGCCCTTGTTCGAAAGGAGCTGTCGTCGTTCGAGTGGCCACCGGGTCAACAATGGGTATTTGGCAGTGACGCCTTCGTCGACGATGAAACAGTCGGGAGCGACTGTATACAGCGCATCGACGAGATCAGCCTTAGAAGCTCGGGTTTCCTCAGGCGGTGTTTCGTCTTTACCCATGGATTCGATCATCCCCGATAGCGACTGTTTCAGTGCCCGTACGGATTCGAGTCGTTGACTGTGTGTTTCCGAGGAAAGACGATCTCGAACGCGCGTCGTGAGATCGTCCATGACGAGACCGGGATCTCCAATGACGGCGATGTCGGCAGGATTGCGCTTTCCGATCTCCCGGGGGGCGTCGGTAATAGCGACACAAGTGGTCGTGTCTCCCACGAGATCGGTTTCGTGGCGCAACAGCGTGGTGTTGGTCGAACAGCCCACGAAGACGATGGTGTCGGTGTCCATGAGCATCGACGCGATGCCTTCGTTCGGTGGGATATGAGAGATCCACTGTTCGTGATCACCGGGGAAATTCACCTCACAAGCGAGGATTTCTCCGTGAACGCGCGCGCCGCTCGCTTCGGCTAGCGCCACAGCTGCATCGACGGCACCGGCGCGGGCGACGTGGTCACCGACAATCAACACCGGATCGTCAGCTTCGATGAGTGCGTCAGCTGCCGCGGCGATTTGCGTTGGGTCCCCCCGTCCGGCGTTCGGGATCGCGCCGAGCCGTTGGGAGGTTTCATCGGTTTCGGTAAGCATCACGTCCATCGGTAATCCGAGAAAAACCGGTCCCGTCGGGGGGGTAAGCGCGGTCCGGAACGCCCGTCTGAGCAACAACGGAAGGGCACTCACGTCCGTTACTTCCGCGCTGAACTTCGTGAACTGCTCGACCATCGCCTTGAGATCGCCTGACAGCAGTGGCTCCTCGTGGCGGAAATCCAATTCGTGATTACCAGCAGTGAGAACGACGGGCGCACCTGCCCAATGAGCCGCATACAAGTTTCCCAGACCGTGAGCGACGCCCGGTGTGATGTGCAGATTAACGACACCGACCGGTGGCTGGCTATCGGCGTCGTCACTGTGGTGATGATAGCGGCGCGTGCTCGCGTAGCCGGCAGCCATTCCGACGGCGATGTCCTCGTGGAGACCGAGGACGTATTCGAGATCGCTCTCCGCGATGGCGTTCAAAACTGGCAGTTCGGTAGTACCCGGATTGCCAAAGACGCGCGAAACGCCGTACTCCTCGAGCGTATCCACGAATAGCTCTGCGCCAGTGGACGAGTCACTCATACGCGGTTCCTCCGATCGTTCGGGAACGGTTGTTTGTTCATCGTTGGTCAGATACTCACGGAGCGAGCGCAGCCAAGGTCGTATCGATATCGTTCGGCTCGGCTGCCCGAGGGAACGAGACGGAAAGCGCATCGACGCCGTCGATCGCCGTGAACCGTTCGAGTTGATCGCGAGCCTGTTCGGGCGTGCCAGCGACAGCGAGTTGTTCTACCAACGCTTCAGGAATCGCATCCATTGCTCCCTCACGATCGTCAGCGTTCCACCGCTCGTAAATCTCGTTGGCAGCCGTGTCGTACCCCTGTTGGGCGATCGTATCACGGTAAAACGTTCCCATGCCACCGATGTAAAACGCGAGGTGTTGTTTGACGAGTGCTCTCGCTCGGTGTTCATCCTCGGTCGCACAGCAGGTCAACGACAGCGTCGTTCGTAGCTCGGCTGGATCACGATCGGCGAGTTCTGCGCCACGCCGGAGATCGTCCAGTCGGCTTTCTACGCCCTGTGGCGTGAGCATGATCGCGTGCCAGCCATCGGCGAATCGACCGGCGAGTTCCACCGCCTTGGGTCCCATTCCGGCTGCATCGATCGACGGTCGTGGGTCGGGTGACTCACACCGGAGTCGAAATCCGGACAGTTCGAACTGTTCGCCGTCGTAGGTCACTGTTTCGTCCGACAGCACGCGCTTGACGATCTCGATCGTCTCCCGCGTCCGACGGAGTGGGCGATCGAAGGAAGCGCCATGCCAGTTCTCGATGACGATCGGCCCGCTAGGACCGAGACCCAGACGGAATCGTCCGTCGGATACCTCCTGTAGCGTGGCCGCCGTTTGACCGATGAGCGCGGGTGAACGGGAGTACACCGGCATGATCGACGCACCGATGCCGACGGTGTCGGTCCGCTCGGCAAGGGTGGTAAGTAACGTTACCACATCACGTCCCCACGTCTCCGGCATCCATACGCGATCGTACCCCAGAGACTCGGCACGCGTCGCCTGATCGCTGAGGACGTCTACGCTGGGTTGTGAAGCGACAGGAAGCGAGACGTCGATACGGGTCATACGTCAGGTGATTCCATGATATCGGGAACGCCACGAACCGTGATGGTTTCGCCGGTGATGTAGGATGACGCTGGAGAGGCAAGGAATTGGACGGTGTCAGCAATCTCCTCGCTCAGTCCGATCCGACGATCGACGGTCTCTCGGTCGATCTCATCGGCAGTCACCCCCATCTGAGACTCGACGCCGGGTGTCGCAACGAATCCCGGTGCGACGCAGTTTACCCGCACGTCGTCACTCGCCCACTCGAACGCCAGCGTCCGAGTGAGATTGACGACCGCAGCCTTCGCTGCTGCGTAGTGGCTCATGTACGGCGCGCCCTCGGTCCCGGCAACGCTAGCGAAGTTGATGATGTTACCGTGACCCTGCTCGCGCATTTCCTCACCAGCGACCTGGGTACAGTGGTATGTGCCGTGAAGATTGATATCGACGATCGTTTTCCAGCCGTTCTCGGAAATTCCTTCGAAGTTCGCCATGAAGCTCGCACCCGCATTGTTCACGAGCACGTCAACACTACCGAACTCCTCGACAGTCGCCTCTATCAACGCTTCGACAGCATCGCGCTCTCGGACGTCACACTCCATGGCGAGCGCCTCGCCCGGACCGTCGATCCCCGCTACCACCTCATCTATCTTCTCTTGGGTCCGCGACGAGACGACCACGTTCGCACCACTGGCCGCGAAGCGTTCCGCAGTAACTTTCCCGATTCCTTGCGAAGAGCCGGTGATAACGACGGTTTTTCCGTCGACACTGAACTGATCGGTTTTCATGTTCCTGTCACCATATTCATCGTTGTTCTCCATTGTTCGTTAAGAAAGACAGTATATAAACAACAGTGATTCCGGTACCGACCGCCGGTTTCGTCACCCCACTTTTTCCGCTCGGGTAGCTGCGCTACCCTCCGCAAAAAAGGCGGGACGCCAGCCTTATTCTCGTGCTCCGGGATGTGTCGGTAATGGCGTCATGTGAGCGAACCGTTCCGATCCACCGGATCGAATACGATGTCAACTGGCCACCCGAACACGTAGCCAGCTATCTGATCGGTTGTGAACAGCCGGTGTTAGTCGACGCTGGGATGCCGGGAGCAGACGGACGGAAACGACTGTGTGAGACACTCGCTACCCACGGGTATGATCTCAACGACATCGAACATCTCATCGTCACCCACCCCCACATCGATCACATCGGACAGATATCCGAAATCGTCGATGCGGCCTCACCCACAGTGTACGCACCGGTTGGTGTCCAAACGCGGTTCGAACGGAATCTCGAAGGACTCGAAACCACGGTTCGGGAGAACGCGCGTACCGCAGGGTTCTCGGAGGCAGAACGTGATGTTCTGGTCGACAAAGCCGTCGAATCGCTCCGACGCAACCGGGAGCTGTTGGCTCCGGAGGTCGTCGACGTGTGGGTTGATGGCGGTGACATCGTCGAGATCGGTGAAGCGGTCGTCGACGTGCTCCACACACCGGGCCACCAAGCGGATCACTGCTGTTACCGTCTCGAACTGAACGGTGAGGACGTACTCATCTCCGGTGATATGGTCATCGAACCGTTCCGACCGGTGATTCTCCACGCAGGGTTGGATCAAGGCGTCGAGCGGGCAGTCGAGGGGTTCTATACGGCACTCGATCGGATCAGTGCGCTCGACATCGATCGGGTGTACCCCGGGCACGGCCCAGTTCACACGGATTTCGAAGCCACACTCGAACGCGACCGGAACAGCCTCGACCGAACGCTCGAAAAAGCCGTGGACACGGTGGGTGAAGGACACGGTGATGGATCTGAAACACCGATGACGGCAGCGGACGTCGCTACAGAACGCACCGGGAGTCGTGACACCACCTACATCGCCGTGGAGGTGGTGGCAGCGCTTTCGTACCTCCGCTCAACGGGACAGATCCGAGCCACCGAGAGGGACGGCATGAGACACTACGTTCCAGAGTGATCCGAAAAGGACGTGATACCGTCACACGAAATATCATACGATCACCAACGATGACCGAATACGATGGGGTGTTCTTCGACATCGGCGGGGTTATCCTTGATCTCACGTCAGTAAAGGACGGTCACGTCGACTTTCTAACCCGACTGGCCGAACAGGAAGGCGTCGAAAACGTGGAGACGTTCATCGAGGAGTGGCGCTCGACGTTGGGAACGTACTTCCGAGAACGGAATGGCACTGAATATCGTCGGGCGAAGACGGGCTATCAGCACGCTGTCGACACGGCAATCGGATACGAGCTACCCGAACCGAAGTGGATGCCGGCGTTCGAAGCGGCGAGTACAACGTGTTTAGAGCCGAACCCCGCCGCAGCCGAGACGATCCGAACGCTTGATCGCGCGGGACTGTATCTCGGGGTGATCTCCGATATTGATACCTGGGAAGCGGAGTCGATGCTCGCACAGTTCGACACCGCAGATCGGTTCGATCACATCACCACTTCCGAAGAGGTCGGCCGGACCAAACCCGATCGGGCGATCTTCGAAACAGCAATCGAGAAGGCACCCATCGAGCCCGAGCAGTGTCTGTACGTGGGCGATCGCTACGAGCACGACATGAAAGGCGGCAGCCAGATCGGGTTGGTTACAGTTGCCTACGGCGGCAGTGCCACAGAACACGCCGACAGTGCTGCTGTCGATCACGTGATCGATGACCTCGGTGAGCTGTGTGATCTCGTCGGCCTCTAAGGGAGTATAGACGGGCTGGGTGGATAGTTCCCCCGATATTCCGGGTCGAAGGTATATACGTCTCGCAAGTAGTATCGTGTGCTATGAGGTACATTACCTTCGTCATCATCCCTCCGAATGGCGGATTGACCGACACCGATCGGGCGTTCGGGACCGCGCCGAACATCACGCGCCGGTCGATCCAACACATCAATCTACTCGCGGACGAAACAGCTGTAGTCATCTTCGAGTTGGATGGAGAGATCGGCGCAGTCGAAGCGATCCTCGACACCGAACCCGAAGTACTAGAATACAATATCACTGAAACGCGGGAGAGCCACCACGTGTACATCCACTTGGAAACGAACGAAATCATCTCGGAGTTGCTCACCATCCCGAACGAGTACGAGCTCGTCGTCGATACGCCGATGGTGTACACTCACCGCGGTGGACTTCGGGTGACGATCATCGGTGAGGAAACGGTGTTTCGGGAAGCGATGCCAGAGATTCCCGCTTCGCTTCGGTTCAAGCTCGAACAACTCGGAGAGTACGAACCGACCACCGAGCGGTTGTTCTCGTTACTCACGGACCGCCAACAGGAGATCCTGATGGAAGCCATTCGGCAGGGGTATTATGAAGTTCCTCGACAGGTCACCCACCAAGACGTTGCCGAATCGCTCGACTGTTCGGGTGGAACTGTCGGAGAACACCTCCGAAAGATCGAAGCGAAACTCCTCAACGAGATTACGCCCTGATCTCGACTTAATACCACGGGTATCAAAGGCAGTGGGATTAGGTGTTCTGATTCGGTACGAACAGTCACAATGGTCGATAAAAACGACCTCAGACAGCAGCTCACCGACGCCTTCGAAGACGCTGACTACCCAGTTAACAGTCCCATGGATCTCGTTCCGGCGCTGCCGAACGGTCCCGCCACGACGTTCGAATCCGATGGTGTAAGCTTCACTGCGATGGAACTCAACGCACAGGCAGGGAGCAAACAATCGTTCCCTTACGACAGCGTCGACACGCTCGTCAACGACATCATGGACGGTCTCGAAGACGAAGGCTATCTGGACGAGGCCTGACGGTACATCCACAGTAGGTCCGACCACGGCTACAACGACGGTCGGCTATCGTTTGAAATTCACCGACTGCGAGTCATGGGTGAGATCGCTGTCTCGAAGTTGCTGTCAGCCTCGTCCTCCTCATGGAGATTTCACAGCTGACAGCTGTACCCAAAACCACATTGTTTCCTCAAGCACTTGCTATCCGGATTCGACGTGTCACCGATACCGATGAATTCCGGTTCGTGACGACTAGCGCTCTGTCTCAGTCGCTCGGAGGCTGAGCGACCCCGGTACCGATTCGATAGCAGCGACCGGTTGGGCTAGAACCGCTCGTCAGCGAACTCCGCGTCGATACTGGACGCCACCTCAGTGAGCTGGACAGCAGCATCGGAGTACTGGAGCACTTTCTGCATGTCACCGTCCAGCTCGAAGTCTCCACCCATCAGGCCGTCAATGACGCCCAGTTCCTGACGCAACAAGGCCTTCCACGTGTCGGTGTCCGCACTCAGATAAAACCCGTTTTCGACCTCGTCCTTACTTTCGATGAGATAACACTCAGAACAGTTGCCGTCTTCGAGGGCTATGTACGCCTGTCCGACGTATCCTCGATCACTGGTTTCTGTAACGTACGTTCCGAGTTCGTCTTGGAGATACTCCGGCATCGCGTCGACGTCCATCTCGTCGATCGGCATGTCAGTCATCTCAAAGATGAAGTCACCGTCGAAATCGACACCCCATCCCTCGCTCACGTCTTGATATTCCTCGTCTTCGTCGACACGCGTTCCGTACTCGATAAACCATGCTTGGCTCGGAAAGAGCATCGGGTCTGGATCGTAATCCACATCGACCATTGCGTCCGACAGGAACCTCGCGGCTGGTATAAATCTATCTCGGGATATGGACGTCGGTTTAAAACCCCTCATGGATGAAGCCCGATCGACCGCGAGCGCGGGCAAACCAGACGGCCACGGTTGGGGACACCCGTCCCGACCGGTCGGTATAAGCGACCGCGTATTCGGCAGGGAAAGTATTAGTCAGTCATCCCCCAATCGTTCGCCGTAATGGATTTCGGATTCGACGACAAGACAGCCCTCGTGACGGGCGGTGCTGGACGGATCGGGAGTGAAGACTGTCACGTGCTCGCAGAGGAGGGCGCAGAGGTAGTCGTCCTCGACGTGAAAGAGGATGCCGCCCAAGACGTGGCAGACGAGATCGAAGAAGACGGCGGGACAGCTCACGCGGTCGAGTGTGACCTCACCAATAGAGAAGAAGTAAGCGCGACTGTCGATGCGCTCCGCGAGGAAACCGGTGGTATCGACATCCTCATCAACAATGCAGGGATGGTCGACGCCCGTGCTCGAATGGAGGATTTCGATGACGACACTTGGGACCGGGACATGTCGATCAACATCACCGGCACGTACAACATCACTCATGAGGTGTTCCCGGGGATGTGTGAACGTGAATGGGGACGGATCATCAATATGTCCTCGATCACAGGTATACAGGGTGGGTTCGGCCAAGCGTCGTATGCCACGACGAAGGCGGCGCTGATCGGCTTTGGCAAAACGCTCGCGCTCGAAGGCGCACAGAGCGGCGTCACCTGCAACGTGGTGGCACCGAACATCGTCGTCGGCGCACTCGCTGATCTTCCCATCGAACAGCTCGAACAGGTCGATGAGCATTTCGCCCGCATCGCAAAGGCAACACCGATGCGAACGCTCGGTAAGGAAGAAGACGTATCGAACCTCATCGCCTTCTTGTGCAGCGAACAGGCCGAATACATCACCGGACAGGTCGTCGGCGTTACCGGTGGTGTCGATCTGTTCAGCTTCTGAACGAGTCGATTCAGGTCAGCCCCCGTTCTCGTAGCTTTTGACCGGTAGATGGCAGAGTGCAGGATCGTTTCGACGACCACCAAAACAACGTATATAAACACCCTCCTATCCGATGAGACAGATCCATTCTGGTTTCGGTGGTACAGTGAGACACGACGATGGTAGACGACGAACTCATTCAACGGATCGAAACCTCATTCGAGAAAGACGACGACGAACTCGAATCGGAACTTCCGGGGCTCCTCGCGGATATCGAGGGAAAATCGGACGAGTTGGTGCGCCAACAGCCCGAAATCGTCTCGAAGATCCTGAACCGCATGAGCGAGATGGATATCGCGTCGTTCGTCTCTGAGAACCCCGAAACCGCCGACCAGTTCCAGGATCTGCTCTGGTCGGGTGTGCGTATCGTCGCGGAGGGCAATGAGGAAGTCCAACAGCAGATCAACGAGGACATCACCGTCAACTTCGAGGCCGACGACTGTCCGATGACGGGCCACGTGGAAGTTAATGAGTCCGAATCGACCGTAACGGGCGGGGCGGGCGTACTCGACGATCCCGACATCGCGATCACCGGTCCGGCAGACGTACTCGTTGGACTCATCACCGGCAACGTCGATCCGATCCAAGGGTTCATGCAACAGCAGTATCAGATGGATGGCCCGGTTCAGAAGGGCACCCGATTGGCACCGATCATGAACACGCTGTCCGAACAGGCTCAAGTCGATCAGTGAGATGCGCCTAACTGACGAACAAAAGGCGTTTCGGGCCGATCTCCGGGGGTACTTGCAGGAGAACGTCGATCCGGTGGTCGACGAATTGGACCGAAACGGACCGATGGATCGTGATACGTTGATGGGCTTTATCACCGACCTACGGGAGCTAGGTATCGGGTTCGATCCCGAGATAGCACCCGACTTTTTCGGTGACGTGTGGAAGTTCATGCTCACTGCGGAGGAGATCAGCTACGTCTGGCCCAGCTTGAACGTCGGCTTGATGATGTCGTTCCCCTCCGTATTCGTGCGTTTTGCCGCCGAAGAAACCCGTGAGGCGATGCTTCCAAAACTCGAAACCGGCGAGTGTCTCGGAAGCCTCGCAGTCACTGAACCGAGTGGCGGCAGCGACACTGCCCGCCCGCGGACGACCGCCCGCAAAGATGGCGACGAGTTCGTGATCGACGGACAGAAGACGTGGGTCGGGAACGCTCATTATGCAGACGTATGTCTGGTTGTCGCTCATGACGAATCGACGGGCGCACAGGACATGTTCCTCGTCGACCGAGAAAACGCCTCCTTCGAAACCGAGGAGCTCGACAAGCTCGGCTGGAAAGGCGTCTCGAACGCGAAGATAACGTTCGACTCGGTGCGCGTCCCGGCGGACAATCGGCTGTCGAACATTTTCAGTAACGCCATCATGGAAGGGTACGACATGAACGAGATCGTTCCGTTCCCCGAGAGCGTCACACAACTGTTCTTCGAACAGAAGCCGCTCAATGCGACGTTCTCGTTCATGCGAACCGGGATGTCGTTCATGGCAGTCGGCATCATGCAAGCCGCCATGGATGAAGCGCTTGGCTACGCGACCGAACGGGAGACGTTCGAAAAGCCAATCGCACAACACCAACTCGTCCAAGAGAAGTTATACGACATGAAAGTGGGACTCGAAACCTCTCGCCAACTGTCTCGTCGAGCGGCCGAGTTGCTCGAATCCGGTGACCCCGACGCTCGACTCATGTCGTCGCTGGCGAAAGGCTACACGTCAGAAACTAGCAAGCAAGTGGCCGACGACGCGCTTCAAGTGTTCGGAGCAGAGGGTCTCAAGCCGGAAAACCGTCTCGAACGCTACTACCGGGATGCACGGGTCATGACCATCCCCGATGGGACGACCGAAATTCAAAAGCTCATCGTCGGATCGGAACTCACCGACATGAGTGCCTACCACTGATACCGAGCCCTCCGACACGGGCGTCGATCGCCTCCCGACCGCGGTCATGAGTGTTAACCCCATGATCGAAACGACAACACGTTTGTAAACCGTACCGCCGCCAACGATCGCACAGAATTAATTGGTTTAATTTGAATTATTTTTATTATCTTCGAATTGATGGTCAAGATTTAACAGCCCCC
The sequence above is drawn from the Halocatena salina genome and encodes:
- the ppc gene encoding phosphoenolpyruvate carboxylase, whose translation is MALHSRDVRQDVRELGSLLGEVLENQASEGAFDAVESLRTTAIEYRRGERDSRSVLHEDLTALEPERRRSVARAFTTYFELINLAEERERIRSVRSASQNQELAGSFSDVATALDDVDESTVQQIVDDVLIEPTFTAHPTEARRKTIKAKLRSIESLLETLDERTLTDIEREHVERALHTEVTSLWQTAQVRSRQPTPDDEAHNVQWYLEHVLFDVVGDVYTEFESVCESDMAASVDVPKLFEFRSWAGSDRDGNPYVTPEVTSRTLARQREIVLEQYQDALDSLRLVLSHDRTRLSLGSEFRQSLKTDREELPQVADTASEAYSDEPYRQKIRLMSERLDRIGDVRPGGYPDADAFAEDLAILAESVRNNGGESIVESHLAPLQRQVDTFDFTLASLDLRDHRENHTATVSEMLQREGIEYETLSESERVELLTDAITQTQSVIDLTDTAELSETAARVCERFVRLADWQAEYGSHAIDTYCISMTEQPSHVLEVLFLADQADVVSLPDYAGIDVVPLLETKHALSNAREIMGTLFENEAYARALSLRGDTQEIMLGYSDSNKENGFLAANWALYRNQRRLGHITEEFDVDLRLFHGRGGSISRGGGPMNEALLALPPETVTGEVKFTEQGEAIAEKYANPRIAERNLEQMLTAQLRARLEAIQASKAPIESHWVDAMETMADAAREAYQDLLTTDGFVSYFEQATPITVIETLNLGSRPASRSDERSVEDLRAIPWVFSWTQSRCILPGWYGLAAGIEAYLENGTVETLQEMYEQWPFFRTTLDNAALAIARTDMEIAAEYATLADDELRDRIFPRLSDEHERARELVLAITDREHLIDREWLRKSLERRNPYVDPLNLLQVQLLGTDADDRSPEEERALRLTVNGIAAGMKNTG
- a CDS encoding thiamine pyrophosphate-binding protein — its product is MSDSSTGAELFVDTLEEYGVSRVFGNPGTTELPVLNAIAESDLEYVLGLHEDIAVGMAAGYASTRRYHHHSDDADSQPPVGVVNLHITPGVAHGLGNLYAAHWAGAPVVLTAGNHELDFRHEEPLLSGDLKAMVEQFTKFSAEVTDVSALPLLLRRAFRTALTPPTGPVFLGLPMDVMLTETDETSQRLGAIPNAGRGDPTQIAAAADALIEADDPVLIVGDHVARAGAVDAAVALAEASGARVHGEILACEVNFPGDHEQWISHIPPNEGIASMLMDTDTIVFVGCSTNTTLLRHETDLVGDTTTCVAITDAPREIGKRNPADIAVIGDPGLVMDDLTTRVRDRLSSETHSQRLESVRALKQSLSGMIESMGKDETPPEETRASKADLVDALYTVAPDCFIVDEGVTAKYPLLTRWPLERRQLLSNKGGGLGYGLPASLGAAFAESERANPRNVVGYVGDGSYLYYPHALYTAARYDLDLTVVIPDNRNYRILKDNTNAIFGGDDADHTFVGMDFDPPVDLVKNAESHGACAHRVETPEDIRPTLEMALSNSGPDVLDVLVHD
- a CDS encoding TIGR04024 family LLM class F420-dependent oxidoreductase, with amino-acid sequence MTRIDVSLPVASQPSVDVLSDQATRAESLGYDRVWMPETWGRDVVTLLTTLAERTDTVGIGASIMPVYSRSPALIGQTAATLQEVSDGRFRLGLGPSGPIVIENWHGASFDRPLRRTRETIEIVKRVLSDETVTYDGEQFELSGFRLRCESPDPRPSIDAAGMGPKAVELAGRFADGWHAIMLTPQGVESRLDDLRRGAELADRDPAELRTTLSLTCCATEDEHRARALVKQHLAFYIGGMGTFYRDTIAQQGYDTAANEIYERWNADDREGAMDAIPEALVEQLAVAGTPEQARDQLERFTAIDGVDALSVSFPRAAEPNDIDTTLAALAP
- a CDS encoding SDR family NAD(P)-dependent oxidoreductase; translation: MKTDQFSVDGKTVVITGSSQGIGKVTAERFAASGANVVVSSRTQEKIDEVVAGIDGPGEALAMECDVRERDAVEALIEATVEEFGSVDVLVNNAGASFMANFEGISENGWKTIVDINLHGTYHCTQVAGEEMREQGHGNIINFASVAGTEGAPYMSHYAAAKAAVVNLTRTLAFEWASDDVRVNCVAPGFVATPGVESQMGVTADEIDRETVDRRIGLSEEIADTVQFLASPASSYITGETITVRGVPDIMESPDV
- a CDS encoding MBL fold metallo-hydrolase; the protein is MASCERTVPIHRIEYDVNWPPEHVASYLIGCEQPVLVDAGMPGADGRKRLCETLATHGYDLNDIEHLIVTHPHIDHIGQISEIVDAASPTVYAPVGVQTRFERNLEGLETTVRENARTAGFSEAERDVLVDKAVESLRRNRELLAPEVVDVWVDGGDIVEIGEAVVDVLHTPGHQADHCCYRLELNGEDVLISGDMVIEPFRPVILHAGLDQGVERAVEGFYTALDRISALDIDRVYPGHGPVHTDFEATLERDRNSLDRTLEKAVDTVGEGHGDGSETPMTAADVATERTGSRDTTYIAVEVVAALSYLRSTGQIRATERDGMRHYVPE
- a CDS encoding HAD family hydrolase; the encoded protein is MTEYDGVFFDIGGVILDLTSVKDGHVDFLTRLAEQEGVENVETFIEEWRSTLGTYFRERNGTEYRRAKTGYQHAVDTAIGYELPEPKWMPAFEAASTTCLEPNPAAAETIRTLDRAGLYLGVISDIDTWEAESMLAQFDTADRFDHITTSEEVGRTKPDRAIFETAIEKAPIEPEQCLYVGDRYEHDMKGGSQIGLVTVAYGGSATEHADSAAVDHVIDDLGELCDLVGL
- a CDS encoding helix-turn-helix domain-containing protein, whose translation is MRYITFVIIPPNGGLTDTDRAFGTAPNITRRSIQHINLLADETAVVIFELDGEIGAVEAILDTEPEVLEYNITETRESHHVYIHLETNEIISELLTIPNEYELVVDTPMVYTHRGGLRVTIIGEETVFREAMPEIPASLRFKLEQLGEYEPTTERLFSLLTDRQQEILMEAIRQGYYEVPRQVTHQDVAESLDCSGGTVGEHLRKIEAKLLNEITP